One genomic segment of ANME-2 cluster archaeon includes these proteins:
- a CDS encoding DUF488 family protein produces the protein MKSLNHKQRILLKVIEALDEKGTSSRFMLVKNLFLLAHEENIGRLIKFYNFFPYRYGPFSNVCYADLAKLEKEGLLTEQGTHLSLTEKGIQAARTADRKASLKVKRVTRKFNSDRDIRKYVYKKFPEYTVKSEIVQQPTKQTTPGLFTIGYEGRDIDSFLNTLIKNDIDLIIDVRKNPFSMNFSFTRNKLQNYLEKMGMQYIHIPELGIESNQRDNLSTIKDYQELFKKYRDTTLKEYPDQIEHITQLSRTHRTALMCFEADTAYCHRTIIARDIEMKHGMEATAL, from the coding sequence ATGAAATCCCTCAACCACAAACAGCGAATCCTCCTGAAGGTCATCGAAGCACTTGACGAAAAAGGTACATCGTCCAGGTTCATGCTTGTGAAAAACCTGTTCCTGCTCGCCCATGAAGAAAACATAGGCCGCCTCATCAAATTCTACAACTTCTTTCCCTACAGGTACGGCCCATTTTCCAACGTATGCTATGCAGACCTCGCCAAACTGGAAAAAGAAGGATTACTGACCGAGCAAGGGACACACCTTTCATTAACCGAAAAAGGAATTCAAGCCGCCCGGACCGCAGACCGGAAGGCATCATTAAAAGTGAAGAGGGTTACACGCAAGTTCAATTCAGACCGTGATATACGAAAATATGTTTATAAAAAATTCCCCGAATACACAGTAAAAAGCGAAATAGTCCAGCAGCCCACAAAACAAACCACTCCTGGACTTTTCACAATAGGGTATGAAGGCAGGGATATTGACTCATTCCTCAACACATTGATAAAAAACGATATTGACCTCATAATCGATGTCAGGAAAAACCCTTTCAGCATGAATTTCAGTTTCACCAGAAACAAACTCCAGAACTACCTGGAAAAAATGGGCATGCAATACATCCACATCCCGGAACTCGGAATAGAAAGCAACCAAAGAGACAACCTGTCCACAATAAAAGACTACCAGGAACTGTTTAAAAAATACCGTGACACCACGCTAAAAGAATATCCCGACCAGATTGAGCACATCACACAATTGAGCAGGACACACCGTACAGCCCTCATGTGCTTCGAGGCAGATACAGCATATTGCCATCGAACCATTATCGCCAGGGACATAGAAATGAAACACGGGATGGAGGCGACTGCCCTTTGA